TATTTTCAGGCTTTAAAAAACCTCGGAGCGCCTGTGAAAATGGTTCTTCTTCCAAAAGAATCTCATGGTTATGCAGCCAAAGAAAATATTCTGCATTTGCTTTGGGAACAAGATCAGTTCCTGGAAAAATGTTTGAAGAAATAATTATATTTAAAACTCGTTCTTAGGAGCGAGTTTTTTTATGGATTAATTTAAATAATTCATATTCTATTCATTTTAGTTTTTGTAATTTTCTGCTGATAAAAGTGAGTATAAATAATAGATTCCGAAAGGTATCTATCTGAAATAAAAAATAATGTTAAGAACGAACCAACCATTTCTAAATTATCTTGAGATACTTTTTCATAACCAGGAACATAAAGGAAATATTATTTTAGAATTCTTCGAAAAAGACGAAAAATTATTAACGCAAGGCGAAGTTTCCGACAAAATAATGCTTATAAAAAGCGGAATTACCAAATGCTTTTTTACAGAAGAAAGTGATGAGGAATACATCGTTGAGTTTTTGGGAAAAGGAGAAATACTTGGGGAAATTGAGATGATGAAAAATGTTCCGTGTATCTGCAGCATTGAAGCGATTACCGAGGTTACTGTATTTACCATAACGATTCCGTATTTCCAGTCGTTGATTAAAAGTGATCTTAATTTAAACAATTTACTGTTAGATGTTTTTGCAGAACGTATTGCAAATACCTCAAACCGATCGTCTTAT
Above is a genomic segment from Chryseobacterium mulctrae containing:
- a CDS encoding Crp/Fnr family transcriptional regulator, with the translated sequence MLRTNQPFLNYLEILFHNQEHKGNIILEFFEKDEKLLTQGEVSDKIMLIKSGITKCFFTEESDEEYIVEFLGKGEILGEIEMMKNVPCICSIEAITEVTVFTITIPYFQSLIKSDLNLNNLLLDVFAERIANTSNRSSYQQLHATEHTLSQLLDLKAKEMKISKEDMASYLGTTVKSLTKAIKDYEKKKKV